In the Triplophysa dalaica isolate WHDGS20190420 chromosome 8, ASM1584641v1, whole genome shotgun sequence genome, CATTAAAGTGCCTTGACCGAAATCATTCTGCACATGAATTTACACAAACTCTCTATTGATCACGAGAATATTGTTTATCACTTTATAGCAAAGTGTAGgaatttatttctgtatattgTAGGCTAATATTTTATACGCACTGTTAAAATTGCAGTTCAGGGGGAATATAACGAGAAAAGACAGGAATTTCCTTTTCTACAAACTGGTCTATCATTACCAGCATACCAGACCAAATGCAATAAATTTTAATGACAGATTActgtatttatgttttcatttgttcaGAAAATAGTCTCAGAGATATACTGTAATGTTATTCACTGTTTTAGTACAATTTTGCTAAAGGATGTAACAAAGATTGTGTGTATTATTCACAAGGTTTCGATAAGCATCCTAAGATCTAATGACACAGTTCATTCACTGTATTTTTTCCAAAGTAACTACAACCAATACATCACCATTTCTAATTAAAAGTCTAGATCGACCCAACTGGAATTTCTGTCATAGTTTGAATCCTGTTCTTGacttttttattcaaagcaaagTTCGCAAGTGTAGATTTGTCACACTTACAtgttacatgttttattaaacatgcgttatttttattctatctttcttttatttaacacactgaTGTTTTGTAATGACGTAGgcatacatacattttaatgtctAAAACGTTTGCGGCCAGTGTTATGTTTACACTTCTGGACTGGATCCGACAGTCCACGCGCAGATGCGCGCGGTCTCGTGTTTctgaagaaaggaggcgggtcTGTGCTCTCTGGCTTTAGCGCAGGAATGCACCGGAGGTCTCCCAGCAGCTCCTGTACTTCCTAAAGATGGATACCTggacgtgtgtgtatgtgatagTGTTACTTCAACTGGCTGGGAGTTTCGCGTACGATGGTAAGACATTCATCCAAAATCATCATCATGAGTCGCGCGCTATATAATTTTGagcaatatttattaaactaatGCGAAGTCTTGCAAACTCATAATAGCCTATATATCGAGTGCCAGATAGGGcatttaaattttgtcttgttgATTCTATTAGCTGTAGTGTATTAGGACACATGTTATTTAAACAGCGCTCATAGTGTTTACGTGGACGCTTTTGGGGCTTCGGTTAGGGGGAGTGAAGGGTAACTAAACCAAAGGAGAAAATAAGACACTGGACTCTTTCATATGCATAATAAGTTATGCTACCAGTGGGACACTGCGCACCTCTGCTTACTAAAGCAAGCTGCATGTCCTTTGTATAGTGTGCATGCATATTGTTTcagactgttttattttttgtattatatactGCTGTTGTTTGTCAAGCATTCAATGTACATATTGTCGACATGgtaaatattatgaatattaaaaaaaaacgttaaaaaagTATCTGTGATTAAAGCCAGATCAATAACGTCACTGGAAGTGGATCAGGAGTGCTGTGTGCTTCTTTTGGCTGCCCTTGAACTGAGTAAAAcaaagtttatgtttgtatgcaCGAAGGCACATTTTGATTTCACGGAGAAAATCTGTGGTCTTTCATTCACTTATGTCTTTTCAAACCAGGATGAACAACACTTAGAGATGCACCTTGGGAAaaaattaatcttttttttcaaatgatatAACCAGTCCAATCCCCCCGAAAAAGACAAACAGTGCAACACAAGTATGAGACTTACAGCGGTGTAAAAATTTGGTCACACTTCTTTATATGGGGCAGTTCTCGCTATTAgcaaacagtgttgggtaagttactctaaaaaagtaattaattactagttactcattacatattcaatagtgtaattagattactgtccaaattactctgtccaaaaagtatttagttactcattactaattactttctatatcctacatcaaccttgatttgTTAAgcgattcaaggatagacatgaaacatatatttaattcattcaaataaataatattattaactgaccaaagtattacaaaagtAAGACCTTGAATTTTGATGTccattacactattgcacatgcatatatttcacaaagtatttagtttaattacatcaaaagtaactgtaattaaattacagaaaacatatgagtgaTCCCTTACTAttctttttcaaggggaaagtaattaaattacagtaactaattacgtagtaactagttacacccaacactgttagCAAAACAGTAAATAAGACTTTTCCCCCTCTatactcttaatttgttgcttattaatagttagtaaggtagttgttaggttaagTTATtcggtaggattagggatgtagagtatgtgctttataaatactaataaaacaGCCAACACGCCAATTATAGGCacgctaataacaactagttagtGAGAATTTCCCCCTGTACTGGAGTGTTAACAAGAATTATTCTAAACATCTAGTAATCTATATAAAAGTAATagttatatacatatatagtgtattctatttttatttttatttaataaaatattgtgaCGCAATTTGTTCATACAGTTTCCTTTTGACTTTTACTCACATTCACCATATGCACCACACCACCTTGAAGCCTTAACTGTTTCTGGGCCAaagatgtattttttctgtattaACTCATCAAGCAAACAGTCCTGCTTGGACTTGCTTGAACATGTTTACACTTTCTATATTTCATGTGCTTATGGAAACACACAATTCAAGCAGATTACCAGGACCACACTAAAAATGCCGATTGCTTTGTGGTGTTGTGGTATATTTTGACATAGAACGCTGTCATTGTAAAATCGAGGCGCACATATTTTGCGCACCAATGGCAATGGTGGGAAAATGTGGTCTGTGTGAGGTTGTGGCTCAAACGATTAGGTTGTGGTGTGGGGGCTTCAGCCTGTGGTGTATTTACAAATACAACAGACCCTCGCAGTCCGATATCGTGTTTATGATCACACATAAACTAACCGGCAGTTAAAGAAATGGTGCATATTGATTTACCTCAATCATTGTGCGTTGTTTATTCACAAAGACTGGGTGGCTATTCGTGTTTGTGTGGTTTATAACTttgtgaacacaaacacaggctTTTCCTATGATGTACACATGTGAGATAGAATAAACACAGTCTGTCCACTAAGCACTGTCCTGACTTGAACCAGTGTGTGCGATTTCTTGCGGCCATTTGTGAAATGTCCAAGTGCTTAGACATCTGTGGATCATCTaacaatattaatttaataatccAACAATTTTTTGTGCTTCAAATTGAGATTTGAGTTGCAACAGTGTTTGAGGAGATCCTGTTCTTTAAACAGTCTGTCTAAATCCATGGGATTTCTTGCATTTGGTGATCATATATGGCTCTACTAGCATTTATTAAAACGCCGCCCCGAGTGTGTACAATTACAGCGCGTTGGCTTTGTCAAGCCTTGCTTCTGGGATGCTAGAACTGTTTCAGATGATGAACATGGGGAGCCTGAGggatcttttgtgttcagcactgATGACTAATAACTGCACTCTTCCAGCCCGGAGAGAGGGGTTTTATTTCAAAGTTGCAAAACGTCTCGCGGTCCCCCAGGATTTAGAAAGagtatgtataaatgtcttggtAGAAAGTTTTCTGTAAGTGGAAAATCCCTCTTTTAaagtgtatgtatgtgtgaatCTGTGCCAAGTCAGTGAGTATTCTGGGTTACACAACGTTCTGCTGAGCTAAACAGAATGGAACAGGAAAACTTATCTGCCAACTGGagcaatcacacacacacctacacacagacgcacacataCATGGTCTCTATGGAGTGTTTTCCATGATAAAAGCTGGAAAATTGTGTCAGtgtagcgtgtgtgtgtgtctttgttttaaaggaatagattcccaaatgttgttttcagttacTGTCTCTTACTTGGTTCCAGACCAATGTGATTTTTTCTCTCCTGCGAAACATAAAGATTCAGAAGAACATTCAGAATGAGTTGCTTTTCATGCAATTGGAGAATGTGGACTGGAGCTTTTGAGCATCAAAGATGCAAAAAGAATAtctatgaattattatttttagttatttttttaacaagtaTCTTTATCAATGTCTGGCTTTCCTGTAAATCAGTGGTTAGTGCATGAAACTAGCaatgtcaaggtcatgggtttgatcccatggattgcacatactcagaaacaaatatagtataatgcaaagtcgctttggataatattgtctgccaaatgtataaatgtaaatataagttAAGACATAAATTGTGTTCTGTTTCTCACTTGCAGGgtgctctttctttcttctgcaaaacacaaaagaagatattttgaaaaatgttttgttgacaaaaaaATTGACAGGAAACTGTTTGTCCCTAttgacaaaaccaatgcaagtcaaggGGGACCAACgtttttctgttaccaacatttttcaaaatatattattttgttttctgcagaagaaagattgtcatacaggtttgaaatgaacacAGGgcttgtaaataatgacagaattttcaatttgaaggtgaactgtttctttaaggaGCTCCGGTATGTTCAtccaaatgttttgtttccaaGTACAAAAATATAGATAGCTTTGGAGTGATATGAGAGTGATTAAATTATGAAACAAGTATCATTTTAGCTTGAAGAGTTCCTGTGAATCTGCATTTTCTTGAGTTCTTGTTAGTCCTCTCAAAGAGCTTTGATCTAACTTGCCGTGTGATCTGCCATCCACTTGCACATACACGAGAGAAAAAGAGAACCAAAGAGAATAGGAAGAAGAATTTTATATGCAAGGAATGCCGAATCGTGTTTGATCTGTGTCTAGGAGTGTTACTGGGTAATAGAGTTTCTTATTTGAAATGGTCGTAAAAAAGCCCCATATTCAGTTTCAGTTGAGTACTGATATTGCGTTTTGAGATTACGGTAAGTGCGAGGCACCGAATTGGATGGAATAGAGTGCAGAAATGTGTTTCTGTTGGAGGCTGTTTATGTTTTTCCACAGCATGGTGTCCGGAGAAGAAATTATACATAGACTGACATTCGGCATAAATAAGCAACACAAAACTACTAATTTGGCCTCCGAATGAAGCCGTGCCAGCATCTACTCCATCTATTACACAGTGCCAGTTTCCTTATATAATGATAGATGCTATTTATGTGGCATGCCATTTTTACTGCATCTCTGCATGACACACTATAATTCACTGCGCTGCCTGCAGGAGGCATTGTTGCATTTGTGCCGTTTTGCAGTCAGAAATGCAACAAGCCCATGTTCATCCTCTCTCAAACTGAACATATCAgacataaatataacaacaatgCATTCCATTCTGGAGCTAAAtggtgttttatatttatattaccaTATAAACTGagtcatatatattatatatttattatggtTAGTTGTTTTCTAACAGAGTCACTCAGAATGCTTAGATTCTAATCGAGCTGAATCTAAGATTCTGTGGTGATTCCAACTGTCTCTTGCTTCTGCTGTCCTCAACTATTTTACAGGCTCTGGACACTGGCCATACACTGATGATGAAGACGTGCGATACAcaggtgaacacacacaaacactcattaTTCATTTCCAGTCTACTCCGCACAATCCGTTCACCCACAAATATTAAGCCTATGTTCACTCCATAACCACTCGTATCACATCTTAAGAGATGAGCGCTGCTGTCAGAATGTATATCCACATCTACGCCTCTGACTGCCAGCTCAGATCACTATATTACTGCTTCCTCTTATTCTCTACCTGTGTATCTTTGTTCACAATTCCTCCATGTTTGGTTGGATGATGACAGTTGTCAAGGTAAGTACACTGTATAAGGTCATGTGTATATATAGCGTGTATAAAACTTGTGCCGGTTTGAGTTGATGTATTACTGCTGATCTAGTTTGAACTTGCTTGCAAATGATGATGTATGTCTCAATTCTAGGTGTGCCGTGGTGTGCTCCGGTGAAAGTCAAACACGGCCACATCAGCTGCCAGACACCTCGCGGGGAGCGTTACAAGAACGTCCTGGGAGCTCGGTGCAAGATCCGGTGTAAGACAGGCTATGAAATGTACGGAAGCAGCGAGATCCTCTGCATGGCCAGCAAGCAGTGGTCGGGAAACTACGCCTGCAGAGGTCTGACTTTACCCTTCACACAATCTGATTATAAAATCATGTTTCCTTGGGATGAAAATCTCTAAATGAAGTATACTGCAAAGTCactattatatttattgtataatacaCAAGTTAAGACTAAAGGGAGGTAAAAGAGGAGTTAAAGGGAAAGGGTTTCATTTCTGCGCCTCTGGAgacacaaatgtaatttaaaggcGGGGTaaccgatttccgaattacgttTTAGACAACtgagtcgggccgagtaccaaaacaaccaatcagcagtaaggtgcacaggacggacattagcggagccgagcgctgacgaaagcgaaagatgggggtaagggtgtgtttgttttggtgatttgaacatcaacaatggCTATTAGAAAAcggacaccctgcctttaaagGTTTCCCCTGTCTCTCTTCCACTGGTTGGACAAACAGATTCCTTTAGACATTCCACAGTAATGGCCAAAAATGATGTCTGTGGGGgcatatttttacaatatttgcttttaaaggtcaactgaaatttagcggcatctagcgatgaagttacaaattgcaaccaacagctcacttcACCCCTTTCGAAGTACTAagatggctgacacaggacaaagatgttgtcacgttttcgcttctttgctgaaggagatctCATATTTGTGAAACACGTTCTGAAGACCAGTTTGTTCGTTtagtgctactgtagaaacaacatggtcgCCTAAATTCCATGCAGggggacccgcggtgtgtgtacatagaaatagctcatttttaGGTAATAAAGACATaacgtttcattatgtaaggtctttatacacctctgaagacatagttatgtatattatattgcacttCTGTTAATAGAGCCTCCAAAAGATTACACTCAACCTTTAATTCCTCTTCATGTTAATTAAACCATCAGATTACGACTATTGAGGACTATggtacaaaatggacaaaatacTAAACGTTTAGGATATTTATtggacaacattttttatctaCAGCATATCAGGGAATatggattttatttaaatatacaaaaaattgcAAAGCACACAAAATAGCTCCAGaaacaaataatttgttgaTACTCTTGTgtagtaatattttaaatattttcttaaattcttaaacTCTCCTTTGCTCAGTTTACACTCACTGTACAACTATGCAgcgttaataaaaaaaaaatacatctttaatatCAAATTCCACGTTGAAATCACTTTTAAACACAACGGTGTATATGAAAATCTGTGTCAGAGtgaattcatttaatttttttactccTTCGTTCACATTGGTTTTCAATAGCTCAAACCTTCTTCATGGGATCTGTGAAAAACAGGAAATCCCAATGCATATCAATCAAAAAACTCATATAGGTTGCATTGATGGCAGTGATTGTCTGCTGAAAATCCATTTTGAaccaatgaatgaatgaatcatgtTCTCAGAGGTCCGCTGTCCTAAACTGGCCATGCCGTCCAATGGAGGTTTCAAGTGTTCAGACGGGTCCTATTTTAATTCACGCTGTCAGTTCTTCTGCTCGCCGGGCTACACACTGCAAGGAGACCGCAGTGCCACCTGCCAGAGCAGCAGAACGTGGACCCGTGGCAACTGTGCGTGTCTGGGTGGGTGAAACAGCCATTCATCACTCGCAAACTTAATTTCACATCCACAAATAAATCGCTGCTGCTACAATTGACTTGCTGCTGCCGGTGTTTTCTTCCTCAGATGTGGATCCTCCTGTTATTAAGTGTCCTAATGTAAAGGAGAAGACAGCTGAACCTGGGAAACTGACAGCTAAATTCACATGGGATACACCAGAGGGTAAAGACACGGCAGACGGCATCTTAACAGAGTGAGACATCCGTTTATTATGCTGCATTTAAACGTATGCACGTGGTAGATGTCTATAGGTTTTAAATCTGTGTTGTAGTGTTATATTGAAAGGAAAGCCGTCAGGGACTCACTTTCCGGAAGGGAATCATAAATTATCATACACTGTTCTTGATCGGGCCGGGAACAAAGCTTCCTGCAGGTTCAACGTTCGAGTGAAAGGTGAGTCATGAATGCGCCATAAACTACATTACTGCTTCTAATGGGCAAGACCAACAAACTTTCCTCGTACAATACTGAAAATGCACCTCACCGCATGGAATGTCATGAGTGTTTGTTACGTGTGTTGCAGTACGTCGCTGTACTCCTCTTTCTGTCCCTGACAACGGCTGGGTGAAATGTGACAGCGCGGGTGATAATTACGGGGCCACATGTGAATTCCGCTGTCTGGGTGGGTACGAGCTGAGAGGAAGCGCTGCCAGGGTCTGCCAGTTTAACATGGAGTGGTCCGGCTTGGAGACTACATGTGTTGGTATGGAACTAATATTAACAGCTGATAAACAAATACATCGGCTAAGCAAgagaaaaatgctttatttcttataTGTCCTTGTGTAAAAGATTTTATAGCATATTATGATATAGAAACATAAGTTTATCAAAGGATAACCCCATAATCCATACAAAGTTCATCAGTTTAAACTTGAGTTTGATCTGACTGCTGCTGTCTCACTCTCTGAACTTTGATATTATTTACAGCCATGAATATTAACGTCGGTGTGCGGTCGGCTGCTGCGCTACTGGACCAGTTCTATGAGAAACGacgacttttgatcatctctgcCCCCTCGGCAGCCAATCACTACTACAGATTCCAGATGACAAATTTACAGGTAAAAATTAATGgaatactccacccaaaaattctgttatcgtcaaactcaccctcaagttgttccaaatctgtattcatttctttttgttctgatgaacacagaaagatatttggaagaacgcttgtaactaaatagttcttggccaccattgactaccatagtaggaaaatttgctttgtaaaaaaagaagatattttaaagaaaagcaaacagctctggggcacctttgactaccatttaaatttttcctactatggtactcaatgatgtcccagaaatgtcagttgctaacatttttccaaatatctttctttgtgttcagcagaacaaagaaatgtttacagatttggaacaacttgagtgcggggtaattcattttcatttttgggtggagtatccctttaaatgtttcttaaCACTAGGGCTGTTCGATTCTGAATTTTTTGGAGTCTATTCCAATTCTTGGTTTGGGAATCAAAAGAATCGATTCCAGGAATCGATTCCCAGCTGTGGTTTTCGATTCCTGCTCAATTCCCTGTTTTactacagatttttatttattaggctatagaaaaatacacatttttaatgcattacaaTTTTCTAAGCTGTCACTTGAATTGTTTATTGTCTCTATAACAAAAACCTTAGCCAAATATGTCGATCTTGTCCTGCAATTCCAATATGTAAGAATACTgttcatattaatattactgTTAAATGCAAGTAGTGCAGACAGGTGTTGAAAAAGTTCTGTGCAGCTTTAACAGCTTTAAAGAGACCGTGCTTTTCATACATGTAATTCTCTTCACGCTCATACTGAGCTCATCGAGAGTAAGAGAAGAAGGTCTGTTTACAGTTCATCTTAATAGACAAACGTACTTATTAGGTTAAATGTGtgtacacatgtacagtatctACTGTATATCCGCATTATGTGTgcaacaatgttttgttttatggatgcagaatattttatgtcattccaCAGCTCTAGACTTCATTCATCAGTTTTTTCTGAAGTCTGCACTGTTTTAGGCAAGAAACTAATGTGATTTAAGGAGCTAAGGTGCGGGGCTTGCGCttttaaatgttcttaaagCTCGAGAGTCGATTCCTTTAATTGAATCGATTTCAACCTTTTGATTCGTCTCTCGATTCTTAACGCCTTGGAATTCCCAGCCCTACTTTACACTAAAATCACACTctggatgtaaagctgcttgcTATGGTTAGgtgttaaaaaaggtcaaaaaaatattttggatgtTATTTGGTCCTGATTACAATATTTCTTAACAACGTCTTTGATCCATTTCCGTCAACAGAAAACTATTACTAGAAATGCGCTGATAAACTTTTATTAGGTGAACTTTTAGGTGTACATTAGCATACAGATGGATTCAAAACCTAATAGGCACAGACTTAGGCCTACCCacacaaaatttacattttaatttgatcttcAAGGAACAGAAATAGAtaaaggatcatgcttctagtCATCTAGAATTCAGCTAGgataatttttttcatagattaaaaatagcttttaacttttaaacagAAGTAATTGagagcataagaggatgagCAACGGGACATATGTCGTCAGCAGTCCCTTCGCTCgccctcttatgctcccgatttccacCGTGAGATATGCGAGACTGGTGTGCGCATAGCTGATTCCAACTTTCACTCACGCCaacggccccgcctcacggcatCAGTCCCGCCGTCCTCATCACATTCGCAAACTGGCAATACTACGTGAAGTGGTTCAAAACATCTCCCTTTAAAACGCTATTGgtttctgtgttgtgtgtgtggttcaGCATGCACAGTGTGGTCTGGACCTGAGACATGTGACAGTGATTGAGCTGGTGGGGGTGTATCCAGCTCAGCTTGGCCGTATCAGACACAGACTCATTCCTCCAGGACTGGCTCTACAACTCAGGTACTGCTTTTAAGACCTTGATATCAGTACTTGAGAAACAGCACTGCATTGATCTTGTTTAAATTATCACAATACACATACTACAATTTTACTTAAGGATTTAATTATACAATCTTTCTTTTAAGATAATTTAGCCATAAGTGTGCTGTTCATTTTTGGtctataaaaacaatacaaataaaatatgtattataatatttaacataattaaaaataacattatattttgatatagaATTGTGTCTTGTAGTTGTCCGGTTTTGCCGCCTATAGCCAGTTTTACACTGCAaagatgttgttttattatgagTTGATATTCACGAACAGCCGACAGAAAAcaagaaaccatcacagaaatcacagaattagctttttttcattaaaaccattacaaaaatcCTTTCTgcagtgtgttttgggcattatttcATTAGGGTGATAATGGTTCCCATCTGCCAGAGAAAaacccaccaatagaatccaccAAAAAccaccctgctgaaaaaaaccaACAGAAACCAATACAGAAATGCTGATGGTTTCCATCAAAATATCATTATGACCCATTAGCTTTTTCcaataaaaccattacaaaaatcctttttgtagtgtgttttgggcattattccagtaggatttaacaTCTCACCAATAGAATCCGTATCATACCAGTAGAACCATGACAGTTTCTACTAAAGCCCGAACAAATCCCTTCTtaaatggtttctattgtttttctaGCAGGAGAGTtgacaccattatagtttccaatAAAAGCAAGATAATTCCGATTATACCCATTAAATctcataaaatcacattttctatttttttagaGAAGGGTTCCCTGCTGAAGAAACCCAATAGAAACCCAAAAGAACCCATAACAGAAATTCTAATGtttctattaaatattttaatggaaaccattagaaaaTCTGGTAACACTTTAAGGTTCCTTTTACAAAGCATTTGTCgtttacaaatacattataaagcagGTATAACTGCTTAAATAAATAGGAATTCTAACAAAATACCTGGCAAATAGTGAGCAGTTTTTGactcacatgttataaatgcttaattaatgttttatttattatttattagcaAAATAGGCTGTCAGACTAGAGACTGTAGTGTGTTATGTTGGTTTTTCTtactattgtatattttataattggTTCACGTGAATCCGCTATATTAAGGCACACATTCATGGTTTGCTAACATTTATCACTCCTAAGATTTTTCTTCAAGTTTTGATGttgtgaatgaatgaaaaaacatgCAAGTTAAAAATGTCTCACTATTTGGCATGTATTTCGTGAGAATCACCCCTTTTATTAGTGCAGTAATatctgctttataatgcatttgtaaatgacatattaatcattaatgaacacatttataaatgctttatgaagggaaccttaatgtaaagtgttaccgaaattctgtaatggtttctgctgtttttttctgcatgcCACAACAATTTAAGGGAATGCAAATTTGAATGCAGCTCGGTGTTGGAAATAATTGGGCAGTCATTGTTGGTCTTACGAGGAAATTGTTTAGTTAATTGCGCCCAACTAACTGAACACAAATGCAATCCTTCTGTAGATGTGTAACTGAATCTGAACTCATGAAGTGTGCATGCCGTCTTTGTATTTGGTCAGGTTGCTACTGCAGCTCTCTCAGAACTCATTTTCCATGGTACTGCTGGATAAACAGGGGGTGGATAAGCAGCGCTACACCTTCCCAATCACAGAAGCCGAGATCTTTACCACCATCGACACCTTTCCAATGCGGACAGAGGAGGCCTTGCTACAGAAAGAGGCTGGACAGAGCTGCTAGAAACACTTCCTCATTCTTTTCTACTGGGTATAAATCTAACCAAACTACAAGGGTCTGGATAGAGCTGCTACACATCcattgaaaacacacaaatacacatgtcTCGTAAAATCAAATGCATGAGTGAGTCTctgttgtttgtcttttttttgaaactctactttattttatgtgtcTTATGTCTCTATTTATGTCAAAATGGACAGTCTACCTTCCTCATGACATGCTACCAAAGCTATGTTAAAGTAATAAAGGCCTTTTTATTGACTGACGCTTGAGAGTATGGGAGTCTGCTTTggtttgtaaaataattatgtttcaATATTGTGAATTGAAAGAGGTTTTTAACTACCCATTGCAAAATATGTCTTAGGTCATCACATTGTCAGCAGGACTATGACAGccaagcatgcacacacaatcGTTTTCTActtagaataataaaataacaactgcTGCTTGATAATAGTTTATTCTTAATCTTTCTGAAGATGATAAAAGAACAGTACAGGACAGACCGGTACATGTTTGAGACTTCTAAAGTCCTTAACTTCCTGATGTGGAAAcggcacacacacagtaaacatGCTGTAAATCTAACAGCTTTGAACAATTTTGGACattgtttatactgtacatgtaacAATGGCGGTCACACTTTAACATTGATAAAGCCTTATACATGCCACAGAATCTGGTATAACACCAGCTATTACATTGTTATAGGTTTTCATATAAGGTCTATTCTTATTTTGAATACTTACAAAAATAATGGGTTGAAGCAAAGGTACAAATT is a window encoding:
- the srpx gene encoding sushi repeat-containing protein SRPX, translating into MDTWTCVYVIVLLQLAGSFAYDGSGHWPYTDDEDVRYTGVPWCAPVKVKHGHISCQTPRGERYKNVLGARCKIRCKTGYEMYGSSEILCMASKQWSGNYACREVRCPKLAMPSNGGFKCSDGSYFNSRCQFFCSPGYTLQGDRSATCQSSRTWTRGNCACLDVDPPVIKCPNVKEKTAEPGKLTAKFTWDTPEGKDTADGILTDVILKGKPSGTHFPEGNHKLSYTVLDRAGNKASCRFNVRVKVRRCTPLSVPDNGWVKCDSAGDNYGATCEFRCLGGYELRGSAARVCQFNMEWSGLETTCVAMNINVGVRSAAALLDQFYEKRRLLIISAPSAANHYYRFQMTNLQHAQCGLDLRHVTVIELVGVYPAQLGRIRHRLIPPGLALQLRLLLQLSQNSFSMVLLDKQGVDKQRYTFPITEAEIFTTIDTFPMRTEEALLQKEAGQSC